The Pelobacter propionicus DSM 2379 genome includes a region encoding these proteins:
- a CDS encoding Tn3 family transposase yields the protein MPRRSILSATERESLLTLPDAKDELIRHYTFNETDLSVIRQRRGAANRLGFAVQLCYLRFPGIFLGVDDPPFPPLLRMVAAQLKVPVESWNHYGQREQTRREHLVELQTVFGFKPFTMSHYRQAVHTLTELALQTDKGIVLASTLVENLRRQSIILPAMNAIERASAEAITRANRSIHAALADSLIPVHRQRLDELLKRKDGSKMTWLAWLRQSPAKPNSRHMLEHIERLKAWQALDLPAGIERQVHQNRLLKIAREGGQMTPADLAKFESQRRYATLVALAIEGMATVTDEIIDLHDRIIGKLFNAAKNKHQQQFQASGKAINDKVRMYGRIGQALIEAKQSGGDPFAAIEAVMPWDTFAASVTEAQTLARPADFDFLHHIGESYATLRRYAPQFLDVLKLRAAPTAKGVLDAIDVLRGMNSDSARKVPADAPTAFIKPRWAKLVLTDEGIDRRYYELCALSELKNALRSGDVWVQGSRQFKDFDEYLVPIEKFATLKLASELPLAVATDCDQYLHDRLELLEAQLATVNRMAATNDLPDAIITTASGLKITPLDAAVPDAAQALIDQSAMLLPHLKITELLMEVDEWTGFTRHFTHLKTGDTAKDKTLLMTTILADGINLGLTKMAESCPGTTYAKLSWLQAWHVRDETYSTALAELVNAQFRQPFAGNWGDGTTSSSDGQNFRTGSKAESTGHINPKYGSSPGRTFYTHISDQYAPFSAKVVNVGLRDSTYVLDGLLYHESDLRIEEHYTDTAGFTDHVFGLMHFLGFRFAPRIRDLGDTKLFIPKGDTAYDALKPMISSDRLNIKAIRAHWDEILRLATSIKQGTVTASLMLRKLGSYPRQNGLAVALRELGRIERTLFILDWLQSVELRRRVHAGLNKGEARNALARAVFFYRLGEIRDRSFEQQRYRASGLNLVTAAIVLWNTVYLERATSALRAHGKALDDTLLQYLSPLGWEHINLTGDYLWRSSAKVGAGKFRPLRPLPPA from the coding sequence ATGCCACGCCGCTCAATCCTGTCCGCCACCGAGCGCGAAAGTCTGCTGACACTGCCAGATGCCAAAGACGAACTGATACGGCACTACACGTTCAACGAAACCGACCTGTCGGTGATCCGTCAGCGTCGCGGCGCCGCGAATCGATTGGGCTTCGCCGTGCAGCTTTGCTACTTGCGATTCCCTGGCATCTTCTTGGGCGTCGATGATCCTCCATTTCCGCCCCTGCTGCGCATGGTGGCCGCACAACTCAAGGTGCCGGTGGAAAGCTGGAACCATTACGGCCAGCGCGAGCAGACACGGCGGGAGCACTTGGTCGAGCTGCAAACGGTGTTTGGATTCAAGCCCTTCACCATGAGTCATTACCGGCAAGCCGTGCATACATTGACCGAACTGGCCTTGCAAACAGACAAAGGCATTGTGCTGGCCAGCACCCTTGTTGAAAACCTGCGGCGGCAGAGCATCATCCTACCCGCCATGAATGCCATCGAGCGCGCAAGCGCCGAGGCCATTACCCGTGCCAACCGAAGCATCCATGCGGCATTGGCCGATTCCTTGATACCTGTCCATCGCCAGCGCCTGGACGAACTGCTCAAGCGCAAGGATGGTAGCAAAATGACGTGGCTAGCGTGGCTGCGCCAATCGCCCGCCAAGCCGAACTCGCGCCACATGCTTGAACACATCGAACGCCTCAAAGCCTGGCAGGCGCTTGACCTACCTGCTGGCATCGAACGGCAGGTACACCAAAACCGCTTGCTCAAGATCGCCCGCGAAGGCGGCCAGATGACGCCCGCCGACCTGGCCAAGTTCGAGTCGCAGCGGCGTTACGCCACCTTGGTAGCACTGGCCATCGAGGGCATGGCCACCGTCACTGATGAAATCATCGACCTTCACGACCGTATCATCGGCAAGCTGTTCAATGCGGCCAAGAACAAGCATCAACAGCAGTTCCAGGCTTCCGGCAAGGCGATCAACGACAAGGTGCGGATGTATGGGCGCATCGGTCAGGCGCTGATTGAAGCCAAACAAAGCGGCGGCGATCCGTTCGCCGCCATCGAAGCGGTCATGCCGTGGGACACCTTCGCCGCCAGCGTCACCGAGGCGCAAACGCTGGCGCGGCCTGCCGATTTTGATTTCCTGCACCATATCGGCGAGAGTTACGCCACGCTGCGCCGCTATGCGCCGCAGTTCCTGGACGTGCTCAAACTGCGCGCCGCGCCCACCGCCAAGGGTGTGCTCGATGCCATCGACGTGCTGCGCGGCATGAACAGCGACAGCGCGCGCAAGGTGCCCGCCGATGCGCCAACCGCATTCATCAAGCCGCGCTGGGCAAAGCTGGTTCTGACCGACGAGGGTATTGACCGGCGTTACTACGAGTTATGCGCCCTGTCGGAGCTGAAGAACGCACTGCGCTCTGGTGATGTTTGGGTGCAGGGTTCGCGCCAGTTCAAGGACTTCGACGAATACCTGGTGCCGATCGAGAAGTTCGCCACCCTGAAGCTGGCCAGCGAATTGCCACTGGCCGTGGCCACCGACTGCGACCAATATCTGCATGACCGACTGGAATTATTGGAGGCGCAACTCGCCACAGTCAACCGCATGGCGGCGACCAACGACTTACCGGACGCCATCATCACCACTGCATCGGGCCTGAAGATCACGCCGCTGGACGCAGCGGTGCCAGACGCCGCGCAAGCCTTGATTGACCAGTCGGCGATGTTGCTGCCGCACCTCAAGATCACCGAGTTGCTGATGGAGGTCGATGAATGGACGGGCTTCACGCGCCACTTCACACACCTGAAGACCGGCGACACGGCCAAGGACAAAACCTTGCTGATGACGACGATTCTGGCTGATGGTATCAATCTTGGGCTCACCAAGATGGCCGAGTCCTGCCCTGGCACCACCTACGCCAAGCTGTCTTGGCTGCAAGCCTGGCACGTTCGCGACGAAACCTATTCGACGGCGCTGGCCGAGCTGGTGAACGCACAGTTTCGACAACCCTTCGCCGGAAACTGGGGCGACGGCACCACGTCATCGTCGGACGGCCAGAACTTCCGAACCGGCAGCAAGGCAGAGAGCACCGGGCATATCAATCCGAAGTATGGAAGTAGCCCTGGGCGGACGTTCTATACCCATATCTCCGACCAATACGCGCCCTTCAGCGCCAAGGTGGTCAACGTCGGCTTGCGCGACTCGACCTATGTGCTCGATGGCCTGCTGTACCACGAGTCTGACTTGCGTATCGAGGAACACTACACCGACACGGCGGGCTTCACCGATCATGTGTTCGGCCTGATGCACTTTCTGGGATTCCGGTTCGCGCCGCGCATCCGCGACCTGGGCGACACCAAGCTGTTCATTCCCAAGGGCGATACTGCCTACGATGCACTCAAGCCGATGATTAGCAGCGACAGGCTGAACATCAAGGCTATTCGCGCTCATTGGGATGAAATCCTACGGCTGGCCACTTCGATCAAGCAGGGCACGGTGACGGCCTCGCTGATGCTGCGCAAGCTCGGCAGCTATCCGCGCCAAAACGGCTTGGCCGTCGCCCTGCGCGAGCTGGGGCGCATCGAGCGCACGCTGTTCATTCTGGATTGGCTGCAAAGCGTGGAGCTGCGCCGCCGCGTCCATGCGGGGCTGAATAAGGGCGAGGCGCGCAACGCGCTGGCCAGGGCGGTCTTCTTCTACCGATTGGGTGAAATCCGCGACCGCAGTTTTGAGCAGCAGCGCTACCGGGCCAGCGGCCTCAATCTGGTGACGGCGGCCATCGTGTTGTGGAACACGGTCTATCTGGAGCGTGCCACCAGTGCTTTGCGTGCCCACGGCAAGGCGCTGGACGACACGTTGCTGCAATATCTGTCCCCGCTGGGGTGGGAGCATATCAACCTGACCGGCGATTACCTATGGCGCAGCAGTGCCAAGGTCGGTGCGGGGAAGTTCAGGCCATTGCGACCGCTGCCACCGGCTTAG
- a CDS encoding efflux transporter outer membrane subunit, protein MEHAKTCQRPISLERRLAATYLVAGLVTAGLAGCAAGPDFQRPTAPDVARYTATPVADRTASAPTQFGETQRLVEGLPIETQWWQSLGSSALDGLINEAFHVSPTLASISANLRQAQELLAAQAGSTQYPQVDVALGSQRQQMSPSSQGLSGDARQFSLYNASVGVHYNLDLAGGNRRALEALAARADYRRFELNAARLALAGNMATAAITRARLAAQLEATTAILRVQDEQLRLAHERVRIGQASPDEALSLQAQAEQTRAELPALRKQLQQTEHLLAVLAGRAPGTGGIPAFTLADFTLPVEMPLVVPSELVRRRPDIQASEALLHAANADYGVAIAKLYPQINLSANLGSQALTTGALFGGGSAVWGLVAQLTQPLFNPGLPAEKRAALAAFDAAAANYQSVVLESLRNVADTLRAVESDAQTLTALAAADMAAQASLQSVERQYRLGAASYLQLLIAQQQAQSIRINMVAAQAQRLVDSVALYQALGGGVS, encoded by the coding sequence ATGGAGCACGCTAAAACATGCCAGCGCCCCATCAGCCTCGAAAGACGGCTTGCGGCAACTTACCTAGTAGCTGGTCTGGTCACCGCCGGTCTGGCCGGCTGCGCCGCCGGCCCTGATTTTCAGCGTCCCACCGCACCCGATGTGGCTCGCTACACTGCAACACCGGTAGCTGATAGAACCGCGTCCGCTCCCACGCAGTTCGGCGAAACACAACGTCTAGTCGAAGGGCTTCCGATCGAAACGCAATGGTGGCAAAGCTTGGGTTCATCCGCACTCGACGGACTGATCAACGAAGCTTTCCATGTCAGCCCGACGCTGGCGAGCATCAGCGCCAATTTGCGACAGGCGCAGGAGCTTCTTGCCGCACAGGCGGGCTCGACGCAATATCCACAGGTAGATGTCGCACTGGGATCTCAGCGCCAGCAAATGAGTCCCAGTAGCCAAGGGTTGAGCGGAGACGCACGTCAATTCAGCCTCTACAACGCCAGCGTTGGCGTGCATTACAACCTCGATCTGGCTGGCGGCAACCGGCGCGCACTCGAAGCCTTGGCTGCTCGCGCCGACTACCGTCGCTTCGAACTGAATGCTGCGCGCCTGGCCCTTGCCGGCAATATGGCAACCGCTGCCATTACCCGAGCACGCCTCGCCGCGCAACTAGAAGCCACTACTGCCATTTTGCGCGTGCAGGATGAGCAACTGCGCCTAGCCCATGAACGCGTGCGTATCGGTCAGGCCTCACCTGATGAAGCGTTAAGCCTACAAGCTCAGGCGGAGCAAACGCGGGCAGAACTGCCTGCGCTGCGTAAACAACTGCAACAAACCGAACATCTACTGGCGGTGCTAGCCGGTCGTGCCCCAGGCACGGGTGGCATCCCGGCCTTCACTCTGGCCGATTTCACTCTGCCCGTCGAGATGCCGCTCGTCGTGCCCTCAGAACTGGTGCGCCGCCGACCGGATATCCAGGCGTCAGAGGCGCTGTTGCATGCGGCCAATGCAGACTATGGTGTGGCTATCGCCAAGCTCTACCCACAGATCAACCTGAGCGCCAACCTTGGCTCTCAAGCGCTGACCACCGGTGCCCTGTTCGGTGGTGGCTCGGCAGTGTGGGGCCTGGTTGCGCAGCTCACCCAACCTCTTTTTAATCCAGGGCTACCCGCTGAAAAAAGAGCGGCGCTCGCCGCTTTTGATGCCGCCGCAGCCAATTACCAGAGCGTCGTGTTGGAGTCTTTGCGTAACGTCGCCGACACCCTGCGCGCGGTGGAAAGCGATGCACAAACTTTGACTGCCCTCGCTGCCGCTGATATGGCTGCACAGGCCTCCTTGCAGTCGGTCGAGCGGCAATACCGGCTGGGCGCGGCCAGCTACCTGCAACTGCTCATCGCGCAGCAACAGGCACAGTCAATCCGGATCAATATGGTTGCGGCCCAGGCACAACGCCTAGTCGATAGTGTTGCTTTATATCAGGCCCTGGGAGGTGGTGTCAGTTAA
- a CDS encoding TetR/AcrR family transcriptional regulator, with protein MDTHPKHLPADERRAVTVESVVALAGSQNPSEITTAAIAKHMNLTQGALFRHFPNKEAIWQAVMEWVAERLLARIDRSAQGIDSPLAAMEAMFMSHIEFVAEHPGVPRMMFGELQRAESTPAKRMVQTLIQRYGERLHRLIEKGKASGELSPSLDNEAAATLFIGTIQGLVMQSLLAGDVGRMHRDAPRVFAIYRRGIRSAQ; from the coding sequence GTGGACACCCATCCAAAGCATCTGCCGGCCGATGAACGTCGTGCCGTAACTGTCGAGTCCGTCGTGGCGCTTGCCGGTTCACAAAACCCAAGCGAGATAACCACTGCGGCTATCGCTAAACACATGAACTTGACCCAGGGTGCGCTGTTTCGGCACTTCCCGAACAAGGAAGCCATTTGGCAGGCGGTCATGGAGTGGGTAGCAGAGCGCCTATTAGCCAGAATCGATCGATCCGCACAAGGAATCGATTCGCCCTTGGCAGCCATGGAGGCGATGTTCATGAGTCATATCGAATTCGTAGCTGAGCACCCAGGCGTGCCAAGAATGATGTTTGGTGAGCTTCAGCGTGCCGAATCGACACCGGCCAAGCGCATGGTGCAAACCTTGATTCAGCGCTACGGCGAACGTTTGCATCGTCTCATCGAGAAAGGCAAGGCCAGCGGCGAGTTGTCTCCCTCGCTTGACAACGAGGCGGCGGCAACGCTGTTCATTGGCACGATCCAGGGCTTGGTCATGCAATCGCTGTTGGCGGGTGATGTGGGACGTATGCACCGCGATGCGCCGCGCGTCTTTGCAATTTATCGGCGTGGCATAAGGAGTGCGCAATGA
- a CDS encoding efflux RND transporter periplasmic adaptor subunit has product MKKLPLQGRTLALLAVIIPLLVLFIYVGLRSGPLAPVAVTVASVESRAITPALFGIGTVEARYTYKIGPTFAGRVKRLEVHVGDQVKAGQVLGEMDPVDLDDRVRSQESAFKRAEAALREAEARQAYAQTQARRYEQLFAVRSTSEEIVTTKRQELQIADAALSAAREDIARARSDREGLVAQRSNLRLIAPVDGVVAVRDADPGTTIVAGQAVVEVIDPKSLWINVRFDQISASGLAGGLPARIVLRSRGGQTLNGRVLRVEPKADAVTEETLAKVTFDNKPEPLPPVGELGEVTVDLPALPAAPLIPNSAVQREGDKVGVWQIVDGDLRFSPVKLGTSDLNGYVQVREGLKNGDQVVTYSEKALTARSRIHVVDHIPGVSR; this is encoded by the coding sequence ATGAAAAAGTTACCCTTGCAAGGCCGCACCCTGGCGCTGCTTGCCGTCATCATTCCTTTGCTGGTGCTTTTTATTTATGTCGGTCTGCGATCAGGGCCGCTCGCCCCGGTCGCTGTGACGGTGGCAAGCGTGGAATCACGGGCTATCACACCGGCGCTGTTCGGCATCGGCACGGTGGAGGCGCGCTACACCTACAAGATCGGGCCGACGTTTGCCGGGCGCGTCAAACGCCTGGAGGTGCATGTAGGCGACCAGGTCAAGGCCGGACAGGTGCTCGGCGAGATGGATCCGGTCGACCTCGATGATCGGGTGCGCTCACAGGAGTCGGCATTCAAGCGTGCGGAAGCGGCTTTGCGCGAGGCAGAAGCCCGGCAAGCCTACGCGCAAACCCAGGCGCGCCGCTATGAGCAATTGTTTGCGGTGCGCTCGACCAGCGAGGAAATCGTCACCACCAAGCGGCAGGAACTGCAGATCGCCGATGCCGCCCTATCCGCCGCTCGGGAAGATATTGCCCGGGCACGCTCCGACCGCGAAGGACTCGTCGCGCAGCGGAGCAATCTGCGCCTGATCGCGCCGGTCGACGGTGTAGTCGCCGTGCGCGATGCCGATCCCGGCACGACCATCGTCGCAGGCCAGGCCGTGGTGGAAGTGATCGACCCCAAGAGTTTGTGGATCAATGTGCGCTTCGACCAGATCAGCGCATCGGGGCTGGCTGGGGGGCTGCCGGCTCGTATCGTCCTGCGTTCGCGTGGCGGCCAGACGTTGAATGGTCGCGTGCTGCGGGTGGAACCCAAGGCCGACGCGGTAACCGAGGAAACGCTCGCCAAGGTGACATTCGATAACAAACCAGAACCTTTGCCACCGGTGGGTGAACTGGGCGAAGTCACAGTTGACTTGCCGGCGCTCCCGGCCGCTCCACTGATCCCCAACTCTGCCGTCCAGCGTGAGGGCGACAAAGTCGGGGTCTGGCAAATCGTGGATGGTGATCTGCGTTTCTCCCCGGTCAAGCTCGGCACTTCCGACCTCAATGGTTACGTGCAGGTGCGCGAAGGGCTCAAGAATGGGGACCAGGTTGTGACCTATAGCGAAAAGGCACTGACGGCGCGCAGCCGCATCCATGTGGTCGACCACATCCCAGGAGTGTCACGATGA
- a CDS encoding ABC transporter permease, with the protein MISLAGRDILHAWGKFVFTGIGLGLLIGVTLVMAGVYRGMVDDGKALLDNSGADLWVVQKDTLGPYAESSSLNDDVYRAILAMPGVAQAANVTYLTMQVRKGESDVRTMVVGIAPGALGATPGWPPYLVAGRQITRGHYEAVADIATGFKLGDRLAIRRNHYTVVGLTRRMVSSSGDPMVFIPLKDAQEAQFLKDNDAIWQSRRRTEANPAFNRPGVPGLLDAVIASQSTNAFVNAVLVTLKPGHTPDEVAESIRRWKRLTVYTRAQMEDILVGKLIATSAKQIGMFLVILAIVSAAIVAFIIYSLTMDKIREIAVLKLIGTRNRTIAAMIMQQALALGVIGFVVGKITATFSAPLFPKYVLLMPFDSIAGFFAVLVICVLASIVAIRMALKVDPAEAIGG; encoded by the coding sequence ATGATCAGCCTGGCCGGCCGCGACATTCTCCATGCCTGGGGAAAGTTCGTCTTCACTGGCATCGGTCTGGGTCTGCTGATCGGCGTCACCCTGGTCATGGCCGGGGTGTACCGGGGCATGGTGGACGACGGCAAGGCGCTGCTCGACAACAGTGGCGCCGACCTTTGGGTGGTGCAAAAGGACACTCTGGGTCCTTATGCGGAGTCGTCCAGCCTCAACGATGACGTGTATCGCGCCATCCTCGCCATGCCGGGAGTCGCCCAGGCAGCGAACGTGACCTACCTGACCATGCAGGTACGCAAGGGCGAGAGTGATGTACGCACCATGGTGGTCGGCATCGCGCCCGGCGCGTTGGGGGCTACACCCGGATGGCCTCCTTATCTCGTCGCTGGACGCCAGATCACGCGCGGTCACTACGAGGCGGTGGCCGACATCGCCACCGGCTTCAAACTGGGAGATCGTCTTGCCATTCGCCGAAATCATTACACCGTCGTTGGGCTTACACGGCGCATGGTGTCGTCCAGCGGCGACCCGATGGTATTCATTCCGCTCAAGGATGCCCAAGAGGCTCAGTTCCTCAAGGACAACGACGCCATTTGGCAAAGCCGGCGTCGCACCGAAGCCAACCCGGCTTTCAATCGACCCGGTGTTCCAGGTTTGCTGGATGCCGTGATTGCTTCACAGAGCACCAACGCGTTCGTCAATGCAGTACTGGTCACACTGAAACCTGGCCATACGCCGGACGAGGTTGCCGAATCCATCCGGCGCTGGAAGCGTTTGACGGTCTACACCCGGGCACAGATGGAAGACATCCTCGTCGGCAAGTTGATCGCCACCTCGGCCAAGCAGATCGGCATGTTCTTAGTGATTCTGGCCATCGTTAGCGCGGCCATCGTTGCCTTCATCATCTATTCGCTGACGATGGACAAAATCCGCGAGATCGCGGTGTTGAAGCTCATCGGCACACGCAACCGAACCATCGCCGCGATGATCATGCAGCAGGCGCTCGCCCTGGGCGTGATTGGTTTCGTGGTCGGCAAGATCACAGCCACTTTCTCAGCGCCCCTGTTTCCCAAGTACGTACTGTTGATGCCGTTCGACTCCATCGCCGGTTTTTTCGCCGTGCTCGTGATCTGCGTTCTAGCCAGCATCGTCGCCATTCGCATGGCACTCAAGGTCGATCCGGCCGAAGCCATTGGAGGTTGA
- a CDS encoding ABC transporter ATP-binding protein → MSGKGIRIEGLRKRYGEGDTAVDALKGVDMQVAPGEVVGLIGPSGSGKSTLLKCLGAVIDPTAGRMTLGDEVIYDDGWKVRDLRALRRDKIGFVFQAPYLIPFLDVTDNVALLPMLAGVANGESRAKALELLTALDVQHRARAMPSQLSGGEQQRVAIARGLVNRPPVILADEPTAPLDSERAMAVIRILNDMARKFETAIIVVTHDEKIIPTFKRIYHIRDGVTHEEAGEGREFE, encoded by the coding sequence ATGAGTGGCAAAGGCATTCGCATCGAAGGTTTGAGAAAACGTTATGGCGAGGGGGATACCGCGGTCGATGCCTTGAAAGGCGTGGACATGCAGGTGGCACCCGGCGAGGTGGTTGGCCTGATTGGCCCTTCCGGGTCCGGCAAGAGCACGCTGCTCAAATGTCTGGGCGCAGTGATTGATCCGACCGCCGGGCGCATGACGCTGGGTGATGAAGTGATCTACGACGATGGCTGGAAAGTCCGCGACTTGCGCGCCTTGCGGCGCGACAAGATCGGTTTCGTTTTCCAAGCACCATACCTGATTCCGTTTCTCGATGTCACCGACAACGTGGCGCTGCTGCCGATGCTTGCAGGCGTCGCGAATGGAGAGTCGCGCGCGAAGGCACTGGAATTGCTCACGGCGCTTGATGTGCAACACCGAGCTCGCGCGATGCCCTCGCAACTCTCCGGTGGCGAGCAGCAACGGGTTGCCATCGCGCGCGGATTGGTCAATCGTCCCCCGGTGATCCTGGCCGATGAACCCACTGCGCCGCTGGATTCCGAGCGCGCCATGGCTGTGATCCGCATCCTCAATGACATGGCTCGGAAGTTCGAGACCGCCATCATCGTCGTCACCCATGACGAAAAGATCATCCCCACTTTCAAGCGCATCTACCACATCCGCGACGGTGTGACCCATGAGGAAGCTGGCGAAGGGCGGGAGTTCGAATGA
- a CDS encoding type II toxin-antitoxin system RelE/ParE family toxin, whose amino-acid sequence MIRWLRRAERDLVHVEAYIAQDNPRAAVAMVLTIIEAVEQLDAHPGMGRAGRVEGTRELVVAGTPYVVPYRQKGKWIEILRVYHAARLWPEAF is encoded by the coding sequence GTGATCAGATGGCTTAGACGTGCGGAGCGCGATCTGGTCCACGTGGAGGCTTACATCGCCCAGGACAATCCTCGGGCGGCCGTTGCCATGGTGCTGACCATCATCGAGGCAGTGGAGCAACTCGATGCCCACCCCGGGATGGGGCGTGCGGGACGTGTGGAGGGAACGCGAGAGCTCGTCGTTGCCGGCACGCCCTATGTGGTTCCCTACCGGCAGAAAGGGAAGTGGATCGAGATCCTCCGGGTATATCATGCCGCCCGGCTCTGGCCCGAGGCTTTCTAG
- a CDS encoding cytochrome c, with protein MTHRKHSHAFGTITLTVTACLLLWGFQLPAWAGDATQIEPLALRKIMQELGRNMQAITGAISQEEWVQVVQLAPKVAAHPEPPLTEKMRILAYLGADATKFRNFDAQTHEAALAMKLAAASSDGKAVIQSFAHVQESCLGCHQAFRKPFVEHFYGAR; from the coding sequence ATGACCCACCGCAAACACAGCCACGCATTTGGAACTATCACCCTGACCGTTACGGCCTGCCTGCTTTTATGGGGTTTTCAGTTGCCCGCTTGGGCTGGTGACGCTACCCAGATTGAGCCACTGGCGCTACGCAAGATCATGCAGGAACTCGGGCGCAACATGCAGGCTATTACCGGTGCGATTTCGCAGGAGGAATGGGTTCAGGTCGTTCAGCTCGCCCCAAAAGTTGCTGCACACCCCGAGCCACCGCTTACTGAAAAAATGCGCATCCTTGCTTACCTCGGCGCTGATGCGACCAAGTTCAGAAACTTTGACGCGCAGACTCACGAGGCGGCGCTGGCCATGAAGCTGGCTGCTGCGAGCAGCGACGGCAAGGCGGTGATCCAATCATTCGCCCACGTGCAGGAAAGCTGCTTGGGCTGCCACCAAGCTTTCCGTAAACCTTTCGTGGAGCATTTTTATGGAGCACGCTAA
- a CDS encoding recombinase family protein, with protein MQGQRIGYVRVSSFDQNPDRQLEQIEVGKVFTDKASGKDTQRPELERLLAFVREGDTVVVHSMDRLARNLDDLRRIVQGLTQRGVRMEFVKEGLTFTGEDSPMANLMLSVMGAFAEFERALIRERQREGIVLAKQRGAYRGRKKSLNSEQIAELKRRVAAGDQKTLVARDFGISRETLYQYLRED; from the coding sequence TTGCAAGGTCAACGTATCGGCTACGTTCGCGTCAGCAGCTTCGACCAGAATCCTGATCGACAACTGGAACAAATAGAAGTCGGCAAGGTATTCACCGATAAGGCTTCAGGCAAGGACACACAACGTCCCGAACTTGAAAGGCTGCTGGCCTTCGTCCGCGAGGGCGACACCGTGGTGGTGCATAGCATGGACAGGTTGGCACGCAACCTTGATGACCTGCGCCGCATCGTCCAAGGGCTGACACAACGGGGCGTGCGCATGGAGTTCGTCAAAGAAGGGCTAACGTTCACCGGCGAGGACTCACCGATGGCCAATCTGATGCTGTCGGTCATGGGAGCCTTTGCTGAGTTCGAGCGCGCTCTGATCCGCGAACGTCAGCGCGAGGGAATCGTGCTGGCTAAGCAGCGCGGGGCCTACCGGGGACGAAAGAAATCGCTGAACAGCGAACAAATTGCCGAGTTGAAACGGCGAGTTGCGGCAGGCGACCAGAAAACCTTGGTGGCCCGTGACTTCGGCATCAGCCGTGAAACCTTGTACCAGTACCTGCGGGAAGACTGA
- a CDS encoding CopG family ribbon-helix-helix protein, producing the protein MRKAAAISLRIEPEIKTRLESLARVTRRSKSFLVEDALEAYLGVNEWQIRGIMEAVQEADSLGAEWTSHEDLKAAWEARRDQMA; encoded by the coding sequence ATGCGAAAAGCGGCTGCCATTAGTCTTAGGATTGAGCCGGAAATAAAAACCCGACTGGAGAGCCTTGCTCGGGTAACCCGCAGATCGAAGTCGTTCTTGGTCGAGGATGCCCTGGAGGCATACCTGGGAGTCAACGAATGGCAGATCAGGGGCATTATGGAGGCGGTGCAGGAGGCGGACAGCCTTGGCGCCGAATGGACCTCTCACGAGGATCTGAAGGCCGCATGGGAGGCCAGGCGTGATCAGATGGCTTAG